In Candidatus Sodalis pierantonius str. SOPE, one DNA window encodes the following:
- the rcsB gene encoding response regulator transcription factor RcsB, with amino-acid sequence MNNLNVIIADDHPIVLFGIRKSLEQIEWVNVVGEFEDSTALINSLGKLDANVLVTDLFMPGEKYGDGITLIKYIKRHYPHLAIIVLTMNNNPAILSAVLELDIDGIVLKQGAPTDLPKALASLQKSKKYTPESVAKLLERINAGGYGDKRLSPKESEVLRLFAEGFLVTEIAKKLNRSIKTISSQKKSAMLKLGVENDIGLLNYLSSVSMAPVDKE; translated from the coding sequence ATGAATAACCTTAATGTCATCATTGCCGATGACCATCCGATCGTCTTGTTCGGCATTCGAAAATCCCTTGAGCAAATCGAATGGGTCAACGTTGTTGGCGAATTCGAGGACTCCACCGCCCTTATTAATAGTCTTGGCAAATTGGATGCGAATGTCTTAGTGACGGATCTCTTCATGCCGGGAGAAAAGTACGGTGATGGCATCACGTTAATCAAATACATCAAACGCCATTATCCGCACCTGGCGATCATTGTTCTGACCATGAATAACAACCCGGCGATTTTGAGCGCGGTGCTGGAGCTGGATATCGACGGTATCGTGTTGAAGCAGGGCGCGCCTACCGACCTGCCCAAGGCATTGGCATCGCTGCAAAAAAGCAAGAAATACACGCCCGAGAGCGTCGCGAAGCTTCTGGAACGCATCAACGCCGGCGGTTACGGCGACAAACGCCTGTCGCCCAAGGAAAGCGAAGTGCTGCGGCTGTTTGCCGAGGGTTTTCTGGTGACTGAAATCGCCAAAAAACTGAACCGTAGCATCAAAACCATTAGCAGCCAGAAGAAATCGGCCATGCTCAAACTGGGCGTGGAAAACGATATCGGCCTGTTGAATTACCTCTCGTCGGTAAGCATGGCGCCGGTGGATAAAGAGTAA
- a CDS encoding DUF4186 domain-containing protein yields MQDERNQEQLWQRLQQPAFRRRFALNPREDAYLRAKGMAVVLNHARDFIASRLAPALPAKDGKQTPWRGHPVFVAQHATATCCRGCLEKWYGIPCGVALTEA; encoded by the coding sequence ATGCAAGACGAAAGGAATCAAGAACAGCTGTGGCAACGCTTACAGCAACCAGCCTTTCGGCGCCGTTTCGCCTTAAACCCGCGCGAAGACGCTTATCTGCGCGCTAAGGGTATGGCGGTCGTGCTAAACCATGCGCGGGATTTTATCGCCAGCCGGCTGGCGCCGGCGCTGCCGGCCAAAGACGGTAAGCAAACGCCGTGGCGGGGTCATCCGGTGTTTGTCGCCCAGCACGCCACCGCCACCTGTTGCCGCGGCTGTCTCGAGAAATGGTACGGCATACCGTGCGGCGTGGCGCTTACCGAGGCGTAG
- the ompC gene encoding porin OmpC, which produces MKLQYLSVLVSAMVMAGSAGAAEVYNKDGDKLDLYGKLNGMRYMSGDDDKNGDRSFIRYGFRGETQLSDGLIGFGTWEHEVGLRHVESEGAKSTFTRLGFAGIKFDDAGSIDYGRNYGVLYDVGAWTGVMPEFGGDTTVTDNFLSGRANGVLTYRNTNFFGMVDGLNFALQYQGKNDSKEGDTTGRGLQEANGDGYGLSVTYDLGNGVSAGAAVSSSNRTLSQRSPVVARNQGKKAEAYAFGLKYDAYNLYLAALYSETRNMTPYGNFSGDLHGFAEKAHNLELVAQYQFDFGLRPSLGYLQSRIDGDQKGKSHDIKKYLEVGARYNFNKNMLTFIDYRINLLPKDDFTRAAQISTDNIVALGMTYMF; this is translated from the coding sequence ATGAAACTACAGTATCTGTCTGTACTCGTTTCGGCTATGGTGATGGCCGGCAGTGCCGGGGCCGCCGAAGTTTATAATAAAGACGGCGATAAACTGGATCTGTACGGCAAACTCAACGGCATGCGTTATATGTCCGGCGATGATGATAAAAACGGCGATCGTTCTTTCATTCGTTATGGTTTCCGTGGGGAAACTCAGCTTAGCGACGGGCTTATCGGATTCGGTACCTGGGAGCATGAAGTCGGGCTGCGCCACGTCGAAAGCGAAGGCGCGAAAAGTACCTTTACCCGCCTGGGTTTCGCCGGGATTAAGTTCGACGACGCGGGCAGCATTGACTACGGTCGGAACTACGGCGTGTTGTATGACGTCGGCGCCTGGACCGGTGTGATGCCGGAATTCGGCGGTGATACCACCGTTACCGATAATTTCCTTTCCGGCCGCGCCAACGGCGTGCTCACCTATCGCAATACCAATTTCTTCGGGATGGTGGATGGCCTGAATTTCGCGCTGCAATATCAGGGCAAAAACGACAGCAAGGAGGGTGATACCACCGGCCGCGGCCTCCAGGAGGCCAATGGCGATGGCTATGGCTTGTCCGTCACCTACGATTTGGGTAACGGCGTGTCCGCCGGTGCCGCCGTTAGCAGCAGCAACCGCACTCTGTCTCAGCGATCGCCGGTGGTCGCGCGTAATCAGGGCAAAAAGGCTGAAGCCTACGCCTTCGGCCTGAAATATGACGCCTATAACCTCTACCTGGCCGCGCTGTACAGCGAAACCCGCAATATGACGCCCTACGGCAACTTCTCGGGCGATTTACACGGCTTTGCTGAAAAGGCGCACAATCTCGAATTGGTCGCGCAATATCAGTTTGATTTCGGCCTGCGTCCCTCCCTCGGCTATCTGCAGTCGCGCATTGACGGCGACCAAAAGGGTAAAAGCCACGATATCAAAAAATACCTCGAGGTGGGCGCCCGCTACAACTTCAATAAGAACATGCTGACCTTCATCGATTACCGCATCAATCTGCTGCCCAAGGACGACTTTACCCGTGCCGCGCAGATCTCCACCGACAATATTGTCGCATTGGGTATGACCTATATGTTCTAA
- a CDS encoding glutathione S-transferase family protein: protein MYRLRTSPASPFGRKVALAAAATGLADRLVIEPADVNDPTDSLLEQNPLGKIPTLITPEGQTLFDSRVIIEFLDDKAGGGVVIPRDDSRWAVLRQQALADSLMDAALLVVYEGRYRPADERSPGWVARQQERMARALDYAELHYTLAPGAKTPHVGEIALAAALGYLDLRFDGAWRQRYPKLLSWLNLFRQALPAYDATGGKTSV, encoded by the coding sequence ATGTACCGATTAAGAACGTCTCCGGCTTCGCCGTTTGGTCGCAAAGTCGCTTTGGCGGCGGCGGCAACCGGCCTTGCCGATCGGCTGGTTATCGAGCCGGCGGACGTCAATGATCCCACCGATAGCCTGCTTGAGCAAAATCCGTTGGGCAAAATTCCGACGCTCATTACGCCGGAGGGGCAGACGCTGTTTGACTCGCGGGTCATCATCGAATTCCTGGATGACAAAGCCGGCGGCGGTGTGGTAATTCCGCGCGACGATTCCCGCTGGGCGGTTTTACGTCAGCAGGCGCTGGCGGACAGCCTGATGGATGCGGCGCTGCTGGTGGTCTATGAGGGCCGTTACCGCCCGGCTGACGAACGTTCCCCGGGGTGGGTCGCGCGCCAGCAGGAAAGGATGGCGCGCGCGCTCGATTACGCCGAATTACATTATACTCTTGCGCCGGGCGCCAAAACGCCGCACGTGGGGGAGATTGCCCTTGCCGCCGCGCTGGGCTACCTGGATTTGCGCTTTGACGGCGCCTGGCGCCAGCGCTATCCCAAGTTGCTCTCCTGGCTCAATCTGTTTCGTCAGGCGCTACCGGCCTATGACGCCACCGGCGGCAAAACGTCGGTGTGA
- a CDS encoding ABC transporter substrate-binding protein: MSNRWLSKGAALAVAAAMWMGWLFALAFAAPALVKVTFVQEWPVADGFWIPWTLGISKGFYRDEGIDLNVVAPPTVADTMKFLGIGRADVAFTTVMDIIFAKEQGAPVISIGRYGTGNNWDIFTPEGQSVTLAQLKGKRIGIYNDAWTKAQLSLMLKSAGMTLDDIQMVAAADTVPLLLQKRVDATTGITNAEGTEIAVAGKQTPEFMPATRHGVPDTPIFMFAGNQRWLEKNP, from the coding sequence ATGTCGAACCGTTGGCTGTCGAAAGGCGCGGCGCTTGCCGTCGCCGCGGCAATGTGGATGGGATGGCTTTTCGCGCTGGCGTTTGCCGCTCCGGCGCTGGTAAAAGTCACTTTTGTACAGGAATGGCCGGTGGCGGATGGTTTTTGGATCCCCTGGACATTGGGGATCAGTAAGGGGTTCTACCGCGACGAGGGCATCGATCTGAACGTGGTGGCGCCGCCGACCGTGGCCGACACCATGAAATTCCTCGGCATCGGCCGGGCGGATGTGGCGTTTACCACCGTCATGGACATCATCTTTGCGAAAGAGCAGGGGGCGCCGGTCATTTCCATCGGTCGCTACGGCACCGGCAATAACTGGGACATTTTTACGCCCGAGGGACAATCGGTCACGCTTGCACAGTTAAAAGGCAAGCGCATCGGCATTTATAACGACGCCTGGACCAAAGCACAGCTCTCGCTGATGTTAAAAAGCGCCGGTATGACGTTGGACGACATTCAGATGGTCGCCGCCGCCGATACCGTGCCGCTGCTATTGCAAAAACGGGTGGATGCAACGACCGGGATTACCAACGCCGAAGGGACGGAAATTGCGGTGGCTGGTAAGCAGACGCCGGAATTTATGCCCGCGACACGCCATGGCGTGCCGGATACGCCGATATTTATGTTCGCCGGCAATCAACGCTGGCTGGAAAAGAATCCTTAG
- the istB gene encoding IS21-like element ISSoEn3 family helper ATPase IstB, which translates to MDTLLMVMALRELKLSAMVQALETQRELPGSYGELGFEERLSLMVESENLHRKNNHICRMRRQSQMRLQAKPEDIRYIPSRGVTPEQMRDLLGGQYLKYQKSILITGPTGTGKTWLSCALGEQACRQQYSVSYWRVGRLLAHLHQCQVDGTYLKQLKQLEKIELLILDDVGLESISPMQATMLLEVMEDRYDKSSSILISQLPVKKWYGLIENPTTADALLDRLVHPSYRLELKGESLRKEQGVASTGKID; encoded by the coding sequence ATGGATACACTGTTAATGGTAATGGCTCTGCGAGAGCTGAAGTTGTCGGCAATGGTCCAGGCGTTGGAGACGCAACGCGAACTCCCGGGGAGTTATGGGGAGCTGGGGTTCGAGGAGCGGTTGTCGCTGATGGTAGAATCGGAAAATTTACATAGAAAAAACAACCACATATGCCGTATGCGACGGCAATCGCAAATGCGCTTGCAGGCAAAACCGGAAGATATCCGTTATATCCCTAGCCGAGGAGTGACACCGGAACAGATGCGAGATCTGCTAGGGGGACAATATCTGAAATATCAGAAAAGCATACTCATCACGGGGCCGACAGGTACGGGCAAAACCTGGCTCAGTTGTGCGCTTGGTGAGCAGGCATGCCGGCAGCAATATAGCGTGAGTTACTGGCGAGTGGGTCGGTTGCTGGCCCATCTTCACCAGTGTCAGGTAGACGGGACCTATCTAAAACAGCTTAAGCAGTTAGAAAAAATAGAGTTACTGATCTTGGACGACGTGGGCCTAGAATCAATAAGTCCGATGCAGGCAACGATGCTGTTGGAGGTGATGGAAGATCGCTACGACAAAAGCAGCAGCATCCTGATCAGTCAACTGCCGGTGAAAAAATGGTATGGACTGATAGAAAACCCCACGACAGCTGACGCGTTACTCGATCGGTTAGTACACCCCAGCTATAGACTGGAACTTAAAGGCGAATCACTACGCAAAGAGCAAGGAGTAGCCAGCACAGGAAAAATAGACTAA
- a CDS encoding IS256-like element ISSoEn2 family transposase, which produces MDEKQLQALANELAKNLKTPEDLSYFDRLLKKISVEAALNAEMTHHLGYDKNQPKPGTNARNGYSTKTVTTGDGPLALRTPRDRDGSFEPQLVKKNQTRITGMDNQILSLYAKGMTTREIAAAFKELYDADVSPALVSKVTDAVMEQVVEWQNRPLDAVYPIVYLDCIVLKVRQDSRIINKSVFLALGINIEGQKELLGMWLAENEGAKFWLNVLTELKNRGLNDILIACVDELKGFPDAINAVYPEARLQLCIVHMVRNSLRFVSWKDYKAVTRDLKAIYQAPTEEAGLQALEAFSSAWDIRYPQISRSWQANWANLATFFAYPTDIRKVIYTTNAIESLNSVIRHAIKKRKVFPTDDAVKKVVWLAIQAASQKWTMPLRDWRMAMSRFIIEFGDRLDGHF; this is translated from the coding sequence ATGGACGAAAAACAGTTGCAGGCTCTGGCTAACGAACTGGCCAAAAATCTCAAAACCCCTGAAGATCTCAGTTACTTCGATCGGCTGCTGAAAAAAATTAGCGTCGAAGCAGCTCTCAATGCCGAAATGACCCATCACCTCGGCTACGATAAAAATCAGCCTAAACCGGGGACCAACGCCCGCAACGGCTATTCCACAAAAACCGTTACCACTGGCGATGGCCCGCTGGCGCTGCGTACTCCGCGCGATCGTGACGGTTCCTTTGAACCGCAACTGGTGAAGAAGAACCAGACCCGGATTACCGGGATGGATAACCAGATTTTATCGTTGTACGCCAAAGGGATGACCACCCGCGAGATCGCCGCCGCGTTCAAAGAGCTGTATGACGCCGATGTCTCGCCGGCGCTGGTCTCAAAGGTCACCGATGCGGTCATGGAGCAGGTTGTCGAATGGCAAAACCGGCCTCTGGATGCAGTCTATCCCATTGTTTATCTTGACTGTATCGTTCTAAAAGTCCGGCAGGATAGCCGCATTATCAACAAATCTGTGTTCCTGGCGCTGGGCATCAACATCGAAGGCCAGAAAGAGTTGCTAGGTATGTGGCTGGCCGAAAATGAAGGCGCAAAGTTCTGGCTGAACGTGCTGACAGAGCTGAAAAACCGCGGCCTGAACGATATCCTTATCGCCTGCGTAGACGAGCTGAAAGGTTTCCCTGACGCTATTAACGCGGTGTATCCGGAGGCGCGGCTCCAGCTGTGTATCGTGCATATGGTGCGCAACAGCCTGCGGTTCGTCTCCTGGAAGGACTACAAGGCCGTCACCCGCGACCTGAAAGCTATCTATCAGGCCCCTACGGAAGAAGCCGGCTTGCAGGCGCTGGAAGCGTTCTCCAGTGCCTGGGACATCCGCTACCCGCAAATAAGTCGAAGCTGGCAGGCAAACTGGGCCAATCTGGCCACGTTCTTTGCCTACCCAACGGACATCCGCAAGGTGATCTACACGACCAACGCCATCGAGTCGTTAAACAGCGTGATCCGGCATGCCATCAAAAAGCGCAAGGTGTTCCCGACCGACGACGCAGTGAAAAAGGTGGTGTGGCTGGCGATACAGGCGGCCTCACAGAAATGGACAATGCCTTTGAGGGACTGGCGCATGGCAATGAGCCGCTTTATTATCGAGTTCGGTGACCGCCTGGACGGTCACTTCTGA